The proteins below come from a single Chelmon rostratus isolate fCheRos1 chromosome 10, fCheRos1.pri, whole genome shotgun sequence genomic window:
- the pou6f1 gene encoding POU domain, class 6, transcription factor 1 isoform X2 has translation MNSQDLPAKDAPLTVNEQVIVMSGHETIRVLEVEVDASLPSSVPDGKGEGKAEEGVTQPAEQPEVGSTQEGLTLPQSTGGVVLGEQQVVSVEAPAPAVQTLTPAVPVSVSLPQPQAAMPITVQGCPQVLTQESLATLMTGMMAQTGSLGQPVLIPLSMAGSIGGQGGLAVLTLPTTNVATLPAFAAANAAGNLLKLPFAGLQAATVLNSVQPQLHTNAQTMFQPHAASIQPVQAAVQQVTSQPTQVTNAPVSAAQMAAAQATSATTTVSQSNISVAALQTAGLSINPAIISAASLGAQPQFLSSLTSTPIITSAMSNMAGITSQIITNAQGQVIGTLPLLVNPASLAGGAATPTLPLQGLQVQTVTPQLLLNTQGQIIATVGNGPAAVATSAAVLPKATAPPTLTKPNTQALVTTATQSPVVIAPQPSVLKTATTLSSTVPITCGDIAKVGQLVSKPQQVVSSEEGINLEEIREFAKNFKIRRLSLGLTQTQVGQALTATEGPAYSQSAICRFEKLDITPKSAQKLKPVLEKWLAEAEHWNQKGQQNLMEFVGGEPSKKRKRRTSFTPQAIEVLNSYFEKNALPTGQEITEIARELNYDREVVRVWFCNRRQTLKNTSKINVFQVQ, from the exons ATGAACTCCCAGGATCTCCCTGCCAAAGATGCCCCACTCACTGTCAACGAGCAG GTCATTGTGATGTCTGGCCATGAGACTATTCGTGTGCTGGAGGTCGAGGTCGATGCGTCTCTGCCATCGTCAGTGCCTGATGGGAAGGGCGAAGGCAAAGCTGAGGAGGGGGTGACTCAGCCTGCAGAGCAACCTGAGGTTGGCAGCACGCAGGAAGGCCTCACTTTGCCCCAGAGCACTGGGGGAGTAG TGCTGGGCGAGCAGCAGGTGGTGTCTGTGGaggctcctgctcctgctgtccAAACGCTGACTCCTGCTGTTCCCGTCAGTGTGTCCCTGCCGCAGCCCCAGGCCGCCATGCCCATCACTGTCCAAGGCTGTCCACAG GTGCTGACCCAGGAAAGTTTGGCCACTCTGATGACCGGTATGATGGCCCAGACAGGATCCCTGGGGCAGCCCGTGCTCATCCCCCTCAGTATGGCCGGCTCCATCGGTGGCCAGGGTGGTCTGGCTGTCCTCACCTTGCCTACCACCAATGTAGCCACTCTCCCTGCGTTTGCAGCAGCTAACGCGGCTGGAAACCTCCTCAAACTGCCCTTTGCTGGACTCCAAG CTGCGACAGTCCTGAACTCAGTCCAGCCCCAgctgcacacaaatgcacagacgATGTTCCAGCCTCACGCAGCGTCCATACAGCCAGTGCAGGCTGCTGTGCAGCAGGTGACGTCTCAGCCAACACAGGTGACCAACGCACCGGTCTCCGCCGCTCAGATGGCGGCGGCCCAGGCGACCTCGGCCACCACCACTGTTTCTCAGTCCAACATATCTGTAGCAGCTCTCCAGACTGCAGGACTCTCCATCAATCCTGCCATC ATCAGTGCTGCTTCCTTGGGAGCTCAGCCCCAGTTTCTCAGTTCCCTCACCTCCACTCCCATCATCACCAGTGCCATGTCCAACATGGCTGGCATCACCAGCCAGATCATCACAAATGCCCAGGGACAG GTCATAGGAACCCTCCCGCTGTTGGTTAACCCAGCCTCTCTGGCTGGAGGGGCTGCGACACCCACCCTCCCCCTGCAGGGTCTCCAGGTCCAGACCGTCACCCCACAGCTGCTTCTCAACACCCAGGGCCAGATCATTGCCACAGTAGGGAACGGACCTGCAGCTGTTGCAACTTCTGCTGCGGTTCTGCCCAAAGCCACAGCTCCTCCAACGCTCACCAAACCTAACACACAG GCTTTGGTTACAACTGCCACTCAGTCACCAGTTGTTATCGCCCCGCAGCCGTCTGTACTGAAGACCGCCACCACGCTCTCTTCCACAGTACCCATCACCTGTGGAGACATAGCAAAAGTGGGCCAGCTTGTCAGCA AACCCCAGCAGGTAGTCAGCAGCGAGGAAGGCATTAATCTGGAGGAAATTCGGGAGTTTGCCAAGAATTTCAAGATCCGTCGGCTGTCCTTGGGGCTTACTCAGACACAAGTGGGGCAGGCCCTAACTGCAACCGAGGGTCCGGCCTACAGCCAGTCTGCTATTTGCAG GTTCGAAAAGCTGGATATCACCCCCAAGAGTGCTCAGAAGCTGAAACCGGTGTTGGAGAAGTGGCTGGCTGAGGCCGAGCACTGGAACCAGAAGGGCCAGCAGAATCTGATGGAGTTCGTTGGAGGTGAACCGTCAAAAAAACGCAAGCGACGCACTAGTTTCACACCGCAGGCAATAGAAGTTCTTAACTCCTACTTTGAGAAGAATGCGTTGCCCACGGGCCAAGAGATTACAGAAATTGCAAGAGAGCTAAACTATGACCGAGAGGTTGTGCGCGTGTGGTTCTGCAACCGGCGACAGACGttgaaaaacacaagcaaaatcAACGTCTTCCAGGTTCAGTAG
- the pou6f1 gene encoding POU domain, class 6, transcription factor 1 isoform X1: protein MCSASLFSLAIHCLTAEVFFQPFKSCTLKFPAKDNQVIVMSGHETIRVLEVEVDASLPSSVPDGKGEGKAEEGVTQPAEQPEVGSTQEGLTLPQSTGGVVLGEQQVVSVEAPAPAVQTLTPAVPVSVSLPQPQAAMPITVQGCPQVLTQESLATLMTGMMAQTGSLGQPVLIPLSMAGSIGGQGGLAVLTLPTTNVATLPAFAAANAAGNLLKLPFAGLQAATVLNSVQPQLHTNAQTMFQPHAASIQPVQAAVQQVTSQPTQVTNAPVSAAQMAAAQATSATTTVSQSNISVAALQTAGLSINPAIISAASLGAQPQFLSSLTSTPIITSAMSNMAGITSQIITNAQGQVIGTLPLLVNPASLAGGAATPTLPLQGLQVQTVTPQLLLNTQGQIIATVGNGPAAVATSAAVLPKATAPPTLTKPNTQALVTTATQSPVVIAPQPSVLKTATTLSSTVPITCGDIAKVGQLVSKPQQVVSSEEGINLEEIREFAKNFKIRRLSLGLTQTQVGQALTATEGPAYSQSAICRFEKLDITPKSAQKLKPVLEKWLAEAEHWNQKGQQNLMEFVGGEPSKKRKRRTSFTPQAIEVLNSYFEKNALPTGQEITEIARELNYDREVVRVWFCNRRQTLKNTSKINVFQVQ, encoded by the exons ATGTGCTCGGCTTCTCTGTTCTCCTTAGCCATTCACTGTCTGACTGCAGAAGTCTTTTTTCAGCCATTTAAATCCTGCACTTTGAAATTCCCTGCCAAAGACAACCAG GTCATTGTGATGTCTGGCCATGAGACTATTCGTGTGCTGGAGGTCGAGGTCGATGCGTCTCTGCCATCGTCAGTGCCTGATGGGAAGGGCGAAGGCAAAGCTGAGGAGGGGGTGACTCAGCCTGCAGAGCAACCTGAGGTTGGCAGCACGCAGGAAGGCCTCACTTTGCCCCAGAGCACTGGGGGAGTAG TGCTGGGCGAGCAGCAGGTGGTGTCTGTGGaggctcctgctcctgctgtccAAACGCTGACTCCTGCTGTTCCCGTCAGTGTGTCCCTGCCGCAGCCCCAGGCCGCCATGCCCATCACTGTCCAAGGCTGTCCACAG GTGCTGACCCAGGAAAGTTTGGCCACTCTGATGACCGGTATGATGGCCCAGACAGGATCCCTGGGGCAGCCCGTGCTCATCCCCCTCAGTATGGCCGGCTCCATCGGTGGCCAGGGTGGTCTGGCTGTCCTCACCTTGCCTACCACCAATGTAGCCACTCTCCCTGCGTTTGCAGCAGCTAACGCGGCTGGAAACCTCCTCAAACTGCCCTTTGCTGGACTCCAAG CTGCGACAGTCCTGAACTCAGTCCAGCCCCAgctgcacacaaatgcacagacgATGTTCCAGCCTCACGCAGCGTCCATACAGCCAGTGCAGGCTGCTGTGCAGCAGGTGACGTCTCAGCCAACACAGGTGACCAACGCACCGGTCTCCGCCGCTCAGATGGCGGCGGCCCAGGCGACCTCGGCCACCACCACTGTTTCTCAGTCCAACATATCTGTAGCAGCTCTCCAGACTGCAGGACTCTCCATCAATCCTGCCATC ATCAGTGCTGCTTCCTTGGGAGCTCAGCCCCAGTTTCTCAGTTCCCTCACCTCCACTCCCATCATCACCAGTGCCATGTCCAACATGGCTGGCATCACCAGCCAGATCATCACAAATGCCCAGGGACAG GTCATAGGAACCCTCCCGCTGTTGGTTAACCCAGCCTCTCTGGCTGGAGGGGCTGCGACACCCACCCTCCCCCTGCAGGGTCTCCAGGTCCAGACCGTCACCCCACAGCTGCTTCTCAACACCCAGGGCCAGATCATTGCCACAGTAGGGAACGGACCTGCAGCTGTTGCAACTTCTGCTGCGGTTCTGCCCAAAGCCACAGCTCCTCCAACGCTCACCAAACCTAACACACAG GCTTTGGTTACAACTGCCACTCAGTCACCAGTTGTTATCGCCCCGCAGCCGTCTGTACTGAAGACCGCCACCACGCTCTCTTCCACAGTACCCATCACCTGTGGAGACATAGCAAAAGTGGGCCAGCTTGTCAGCA AACCCCAGCAGGTAGTCAGCAGCGAGGAAGGCATTAATCTGGAGGAAATTCGGGAGTTTGCCAAGAATTTCAAGATCCGTCGGCTGTCCTTGGGGCTTACTCAGACACAAGTGGGGCAGGCCCTAACTGCAACCGAGGGTCCGGCCTACAGCCAGTCTGCTATTTGCAG GTTCGAAAAGCTGGATATCACCCCCAAGAGTGCTCAGAAGCTGAAACCGGTGTTGGAGAAGTGGCTGGCTGAGGCCGAGCACTGGAACCAGAAGGGCCAGCAGAATCTGATGGAGTTCGTTGGAGGTGAACCGTCAAAAAAACGCAAGCGACGCACTAGTTTCACACCGCAGGCAATAGAAGTTCTTAACTCCTACTTTGAGAAGAATGCGTTGCCCACGGGCCAAGAGATTACAGAAATTGCAAGAGAGCTAAACTATGACCGAGAGGTTGTGCGCGTGTGGTTCTGCAACCGGCGACAGACGttgaaaaacacaagcaaaatcAACGTCTTCCAGGTTCAGTAG
- the csrnp2 gene encoding cysteine/serine-rich nuclear protein 2 isoform X1 — protein sequence MEAGSSLSLKRRYEEVDNSSPFSTPKDSDDDISSSDSADSCDSLNPPSSTAFTRKEQQETHVKATSILRQHKPSPGGKRVRFDVVTVYYFPRRQGFTSVPSQGGSSLGMARHHSSIRHYTLGEFAREQETSHRHTLRQHLRQEKLNARKMKLTRNGTVECAQADLLTLEDVSDEDLDVDGVEVDDCFFLQPLPTKRRRALLRASGIARIDAREKAELRTIRLSREECGCDCRLYCDPRHCGCSQAGIKCQVDRMSFPCGCSRDGCGNVAGRIEFNPLRVRTHYLHTIMKLDLEKRRMLIQGAGEQYAESDPLSSPSSTCPTSPDLSSVAGLDSELEESEVQTVVEVQDLLAEQDILERENETAVLHLQSAEEQERREREEAEGEAVQQELGAGGLTEQPLCLMPAALGGELPEQAEVPGVEQVLLQGPFPTGATVLCITDNQEESPSDLLKDSTSLLYYQLSPIEPGAFETLPREEEAEQEERSVREPASGGGECAERKQEGGEESKGGKPEEITCGQSLGKSLTNVILCSEECVEVEEGRPSSPRQSLPEEQCQRGSCVEGEADPLPPEV from the exons ATGGAGGCAGGTTCGTCCCTCAGCCTCAAACGACGATATGAAGAGGTGGACAACAGCTCTCCATTCTCTACACCTAAGGACTCTGACGATGACATCTCCAGCAGCGACAGCGCTGACAGCTGCGACAGCCTCAACCCCCCGTCCAGCACTGCATTCACCCGTAAGGAACAGCAGGAGACTCACGTTAAAG CCACGTCCATCCTCAGGCAGCACAAGCCGTCACCTGGGGGGAAACGGGTACGCTTCGACGTGGTGACGGTGTATTACTTCCCCCGGCGGCAGGGATTCACCAGCGTGCCCAGCCAGGGGGGCAGCTCCCTGGGCATGGCCCGCCACCACTCGTCCATCAGACACTACACGCTGGGCGAGTTTGCCCGGGAACAGGAGACGAGCCACCGGCACACTTTACGCCAGCACCTGCGGCAAGAGAAGCTCAATGCCCGCAAGATGAAG CTGACCAGAAACGGCACGGTGGAGTGCGCTCAGGCAGACCTGCTGACTCTGGAGGACGTATCAGACGAGGACCTGGACGTGGACGGGGTGGAGGTGGACGACTGTTTCTTCCTTCAGCCGCTGCCCACGAAGCGCCGCCGGGCCCTCCTGCGAGCCTCCGGCATCGCCCGCATAGACGCTCGGGAGAAAGCGGAGCTCAGGACCATCCGCCTGTCGCGGGAGGAATGCGGCTGCGACTGCCGCCTGTACTGCGACCCTCGCCACTGCGGCTGCAGCCAGGCGGGCATTAAGTGCCAG GTGGATCGAATGTCTTTCCCATGTGGCTGCTCGAGGGACGGCTGCGGCAATGTAGCGGGCCGCATCGAGTTCAACCCTCTGCGTGTCAGAACTCACTACCTGCACACCATCATGAAGCTGGAcctggagaagaggaggatgctgATACAAGGGGCTGGGGAGCAGTATGCTGAATCCGACCCCttgtcctccccctcctccacttgCCCCACTTCTCCAGACCTGTCCTCGGTCGCTGGCCTGGActctgagctggaggagagcgaggTGCAGACAGTGGTGGAGGTTCAGGATCTCCTGGCGGAGCAGGACATCCTGGAGCGAGAGAACGAGACCGCTGTGTTGCACCTGCAGAGCGCGGaggaacaggagaggagggagagggaggaggcggaAGGGGAGGCGGTGCAGCAGGAGCTGGGCGCTGGGGGTCTCACTGAGCAGCCTCTATGCCTCATGCCCGCTGCCTTGGGAGGGGAGCTGCCCGAGCAGGCCGAGGTGCCAGGTGTGGAGCAGGTCCTCCTGCAGGGGCCGTTCCCCACGGGGGCCACGGTGCTCTGCATCACTGACAACCAGGAGGAGAGCCCCTCTGACCTCCTCAAAGACTCCACGTCTCTGCTCTACTATCAGCTCAGTCCCATAGAGCCAGGAGCCTTTGAGACCCTGcccagggaggaggaggctgagcaggAGGAGCGCTCGGTGAGGGAACCAGCTTCAGGAGGAGGCGAGTGTGCggagaggaaacaagaaggaggagaggagtcgAAGGGTGGTAAGCCTGAAGAGATCACCTGCGGGCAGAGTTTGGGCAAGTCTTTGACCAATGTGATTCTGTGCTCAGAGGAatgtgtggaggtggaggaggggaggccCTCGAGTCCCCGGCAGAGCCTCCCTGAAGAGCAGTGCCAACGGGGGTCCTGCGTGGAGGGAGAAGCAGACCCACTGCCTCCTGAAGTTTAG
- the csrnp2 gene encoding cysteine/serine-rich nuclear protein 2 isoform X2 translates to MEAGSSLSLKRRYEEVDNSSPFSTPKDSDDDISSSDSADSCDSLNPPSSTAFTPTSILRQHKPSPGGKRVRFDVVTVYYFPRRQGFTSVPSQGGSSLGMARHHSSIRHYTLGEFAREQETSHRHTLRQHLRQEKLNARKMKLTRNGTVECAQADLLTLEDVSDEDLDVDGVEVDDCFFLQPLPTKRRRALLRASGIARIDAREKAELRTIRLSREECGCDCRLYCDPRHCGCSQAGIKCQVDRMSFPCGCSRDGCGNVAGRIEFNPLRVRTHYLHTIMKLDLEKRRMLIQGAGEQYAESDPLSSPSSTCPTSPDLSSVAGLDSELEESEVQTVVEVQDLLAEQDILERENETAVLHLQSAEEQERREREEAEGEAVQQELGAGGLTEQPLCLMPAALGGELPEQAEVPGVEQVLLQGPFPTGATVLCITDNQEESPSDLLKDSTSLLYYQLSPIEPGAFETLPREEEAEQEERSVREPASGGGECAERKQEGGEESKGGKPEEITCGQSLGKSLTNVILCSEECVEVEEGRPSSPRQSLPEEQCQRGSCVEGEADPLPPEV, encoded by the exons ATGGAGGCAGGTTCGTCCCTCAGCCTCAAACGACGATATGAAGAGGTGGACAACAGCTCTCCATTCTCTACACCTAAGGACTCTGACGATGACATCTCCAGCAGCGACAGCGCTGACAGCTGCGACAGCCTCAACCCCCCGTCCAGCACTGCATTCACCC CCACGTCCATCCTCAGGCAGCACAAGCCGTCACCTGGGGGGAAACGGGTACGCTTCGACGTGGTGACGGTGTATTACTTCCCCCGGCGGCAGGGATTCACCAGCGTGCCCAGCCAGGGGGGCAGCTCCCTGGGCATGGCCCGCCACCACTCGTCCATCAGACACTACACGCTGGGCGAGTTTGCCCGGGAACAGGAGACGAGCCACCGGCACACTTTACGCCAGCACCTGCGGCAAGAGAAGCTCAATGCCCGCAAGATGAAG CTGACCAGAAACGGCACGGTGGAGTGCGCTCAGGCAGACCTGCTGACTCTGGAGGACGTATCAGACGAGGACCTGGACGTGGACGGGGTGGAGGTGGACGACTGTTTCTTCCTTCAGCCGCTGCCCACGAAGCGCCGCCGGGCCCTCCTGCGAGCCTCCGGCATCGCCCGCATAGACGCTCGGGAGAAAGCGGAGCTCAGGACCATCCGCCTGTCGCGGGAGGAATGCGGCTGCGACTGCCGCCTGTACTGCGACCCTCGCCACTGCGGCTGCAGCCAGGCGGGCATTAAGTGCCAG GTGGATCGAATGTCTTTCCCATGTGGCTGCTCGAGGGACGGCTGCGGCAATGTAGCGGGCCGCATCGAGTTCAACCCTCTGCGTGTCAGAACTCACTACCTGCACACCATCATGAAGCTGGAcctggagaagaggaggatgctgATACAAGGGGCTGGGGAGCAGTATGCTGAATCCGACCCCttgtcctccccctcctccacttgCCCCACTTCTCCAGACCTGTCCTCGGTCGCTGGCCTGGActctgagctggaggagagcgaggTGCAGACAGTGGTGGAGGTTCAGGATCTCCTGGCGGAGCAGGACATCCTGGAGCGAGAGAACGAGACCGCTGTGTTGCACCTGCAGAGCGCGGaggaacaggagaggagggagagggaggaggcggaAGGGGAGGCGGTGCAGCAGGAGCTGGGCGCTGGGGGTCTCACTGAGCAGCCTCTATGCCTCATGCCCGCTGCCTTGGGAGGGGAGCTGCCCGAGCAGGCCGAGGTGCCAGGTGTGGAGCAGGTCCTCCTGCAGGGGCCGTTCCCCACGGGGGCCACGGTGCTCTGCATCACTGACAACCAGGAGGAGAGCCCCTCTGACCTCCTCAAAGACTCCACGTCTCTGCTCTACTATCAGCTCAGTCCCATAGAGCCAGGAGCCTTTGAGACCCTGcccagggaggaggaggctgagcaggAGGAGCGCTCGGTGAGGGAACCAGCTTCAGGAGGAGGCGAGTGTGCggagaggaaacaagaaggaggagaggagtcgAAGGGTGGTAAGCCTGAAGAGATCACCTGCGGGCAGAGTTTGGGCAAGTCTTTGACCAATGTGATTCTGTGCTCAGAGGAatgtgtggaggtggaggaggggaggccCTCGAGTCCCCGGCAGAGCCTCCCTGAAGAGCAGTGCCAACGGGGGTCCTGCGTGGAGGGAGAAGCAGACCCACTGCCTCCTGAAGTTTAG
- the tfcp2 gene encoding transcription factor CP2 translates to MAWALKLPLTDEVIESGLVQDFDASLSGIGQELGAGAYSMSDVLALPIFKQEESNLPPDSDNKILPFQYVLCAATSPAVKLHDETLTYLNQGQSYEIRMLDNRKIGELPEITGKMVKSIIRVVFHDRRLQYTEHQQLEGWRWNRPGDRILDLDIPMSVGIIDPRANPTQLNTVEFLWDPSKRTSVFIQVHCISTEFTMRKHGGEKGVPFRIQIDTFKENENEEYTEHLHSASCQVKVFKPKGADRKQKTDREKMEKRAPQEKEKYQPSYETTILTECCPWPEVTYVNNSPSPGFNSTHNSFPVAEGNGSPNHQPEPVVQVADNLLPTATPQDAQQWLLRNRFSPFCRLFTNFSGADLLKLTREDVIQICGPADGIRLFNALKGRVVRPRLTIYVCQESQQTREQQVKHENGDAAANTFFVYHAIYLEELTAAELTEKIAQLFNISPRQINQIFKQGPTGIHVLVSDEMIQNFQDEVCFVLDTMKDDTNDGYHIILK, encoded by the exons ATGGCGTGGGCTCTGAAGTTGCCTCTCACGGATGAAGTGATCGAGTCCGGACTGGTCCAGGACTTTGATGCTAGTCTCTCGGGCATTGGTCAGGAGCTTGGCGCTGGGGCATATAGCATGAG CGATGTACTTGCCCTCCCCATCTTCAAGCAGGAGGAGTCCAATCTGCCTCCAGACAGCGACAACAAGATCCTTCCTTTTCAATATGTTCTCTGTGCAGCTACCTCGCCTGCCGTTAAACTGCATGATGAAACACTCACCTACCTCAACCAAG GCCAGTCCTATGAAATTAGAATGCTTGACAATCGGAAAATTGGGGAACTTCCGGAAATCACTGGTAAAATGGTGAAG AGCATCATTCGCGTGGTGTTTCATGACCGAAGACTTCAGTACACAGAGCACCAGCAGCTGGAAGGCTGGCGCTGGAACAGGCCCGGGGATCGCATCCTCGACCTGG ATATCCCCATGTCCGTCGGCATAATCGACCCCAGGGCTAACCCTACTCAGCTTAACACAGTGGAGTTCCTTTGGGACCCATCAAAAAGAACCTCAGTTTTTATCCAG GTACACTGCATCAGCACGGAGTTCACCATGAGAAAGCATGGTGGGGAAAAGGGTGTACCTTTTCGCATCCAGATTGACACTTTTAAAGAGAATGAGAATGAAGAATACACAGAACACCTCCACTCTGCCTCCTGCCAGGTCAAAGTCTTCAAG cCTAAAGGTGCGGACAGAAAGCAGAAGACGGACagggagaagatggagaagagGGCGCCACAGGAAAAAGAGAAGTACCAGCCCTCCTATGAAACCACAATCCTGACAGAG TGCTGTCCCTGGCCTGAGGTCACATATGTCAACAACTCTCCGTCTCCTGGCTTCAACAGCACGCACAACAGCTTCCCAGTTGCAGAAGG AAATGGATCACCAAACCACCAGCCTGAGCCTGTCGTTCAGGTAGCAGAT aatTTGTTGCCCACAGCAACACCACAAGATGCACAACAGTGGCTTTTAAGAAACCGCTTCTCGCCCTTCTGTCGGCTCTTCACCAACTTCTCAG GGGCAGACCTGTTGAAGCTGACCCGGGAGGATGTCATTCAGATCTGTGGGCCAGCTGATGGCATAAGACTCTTCAATGCACTGAAGGGACG GGTGGTTCGCCCGAGGCTGACCATCTACGTTTGCCAGGAGTCTCAGCAGACACGAGAGCAGCAAGTGAAACATGAAAACGGAGACGCTGCCGCCAACACTTTCTTTG TATATCACGCCATTTACCTGGAGGAGCtcacagctgctgagctgacaGAGAAGATCGCTCAACTCTTCAACATCTCACCCAGACAGATAAATCAGATCTTTAAACAGGGTCCCACCGGCATCCATGTACTGGTCAGTGATGAG ATGATTCAGAACTTCCAGGATGAAGTATGTTTTGTATTGGACACGATGAAAG aTGACACAAATGACGGCTACCACATCATCTTGAAGTGA